One stretch of Emys orbicularis isolate rEmyOrb1 chromosome 7, rEmyOrb1.hap1, whole genome shotgun sequence DNA includes these proteins:
- the GATA2 gene encoding LOW QUALITY PROTEIN: endothelial transcription factor GATA-2 (The sequence of the model RefSeq protein was modified relative to this genomic sequence to represent the inferred CDS: inserted 3 bases in 2 codons): MEVATDQPRWMAHHAVLNGQHPETHHPGLAHNYMEPAQLLPPDEVDVFFNHLDSQGNPYYANSAHARARVSYSQAHARLTGSQMCRPHLIHSPGIPWLDSGKAALSAAHHHNPWTVNPFTKGPLHPSAAGAPGAISVYPGSSTSSTASVSSLTPXASHSAPHLFGFPPTPPKEVSPDPNSTSAASPSSSAXARQEEKETIKYQVSLSDGMKMESASPLRTSLTSMGAQPSTHHPIPTYPSYVPAAHEYSSSLFHPGQFPRRPSSSFTPKQRSKARSCSEGRECVNCGATATPLWRRDGTGHYLCNACGLYHKMNGQNRPLIKPKRRLSAARRAGTCCANCQTTTTTLWRRNANGDPVCNACGLYYKLHNVNRPLTMKKEGIQTRNRKMSNKSKKSKKGSECFEELSKCMQEKSSPFSAAALASHMAPMGHLPPFSHSGHILPTPTPIHPSSSISFGHPHPSSMVTAMG, translated from the exons ATGGAAGTCGCCACCGACCAGCCTCGCTGGATGGCTCACCACGCCGTGCTGAACGGGCAGCACCCGGAGACTCACCATCCGGGACTGGCTCATAACTACATGGAACCGGCGCAGCTCCTACCTCCGGATGAAGTCGATGTCTTCTTCAATCACCTGGACTCCCAGGGCAACCCCTACTATGCCAACTCGGCCCATGCCAGGGCCAGGGTGTCCTACAGCCAAGCTCACG cccgtCTGACTGGGAGTCAAATGTGCCGGCCTCACCTGATCCACAGCCCCGGGATCCCCTGGCTGGACAGCGGCAAAGCGGCGCTCTCGGCAGCCCATCACCACAACCCTTGGACGGTGAATCCCTTCACCAAAGGGCCCCTGCACCCTTCCGCCGCTGGAGCCCCCGGGGCCATCTCCGTGTACCCGggcagcagcacctccagcacgGCCTCGGTCTCTTCGCTCACCCC GGCCTCGCACTCGGCTCCCCACCTTTTcggcttcccacccacccctcccaagGAGGTGTCCCCGGACCCCAACTCCACCAGCGCAGCCTCACCCTCCTCCTCGG GGGCCcggcaggaggagaaggagaccATCAAGTACCAAGTGTCTTTGTCCGACGGGATGAAGATGGAGAGTGCCAGCCCGCTGCGGACCAGCTTAACCTCCATGGGGGCCCAGCCCTCCAcccaccaccccatccccacctaCCCCTCCTATGTGCCGGCTGCTCATGAGTACAGCAGCAGCCTCTTCCACCCCGGGCAGTTTCCTAGgcggcccagctccagcttcacCCCCAAGCAGAGGAGCAAAGCTAGATCCTGCTCAG AAGGCAGAGAGTGTGTGAACTGTGGAGCTACTGCCACCCCTCTCTGGAGAAGAGACGGCACTGGGCATTACCTGTGTAACGCCTGCGGGCTCTACCACAAAATGAACGGTCAAAATCGACCACTCATTAAACCTAAACGAAGACTG TCAGCAGCTAGGAGAGCAGGGACCTGTTGTGCCAACTGCCagacaaccaccaccaccttaTGGCGACGTAATGCAAACGGAGACCCAGTTTGTAATGCCTGTGGACTTTACTATAAATTGCACAAT GTGAACAGGCCACTGACCATGAAGAAGGAAGGAATTCAGACCAGGAATAGGAAAATGTCCAACAAATCAAAGAAAAGCAAGAAAGGCTCTGAGTGTTTTGAGGAACTGTCCAAGTGCATGCAGGAGAAATCCTCTCCATTCAgtgccgctgccctcgccagtcACATGGCACCAATGGGGCATTTGCCACCTTTTAGCCACTCTGGACACATCCTACCAACTCCTACCCCCATTCACCCATCTTCCAGCATCTCATTTGGACATCCACATCCATCCAGCATGGTTACAGCCATGGGATAG